A single region of the Brachypodium distachyon strain Bd21 chromosome 3, Brachypodium_distachyon_v3.0, whole genome shotgun sequence genome encodes:
- the LOC100836666 gene encoding F-box protein SKIP1 isoform X1: protein MATGGEAGEAAPEERDWSDLTPVCLADAFSRLDLEDLWRGAMACCRSWRDAARSRPALFAALDLEPAFESVGADAAEWWTPAFQRRVDAMLRSTASLAAGELREVRVRHCSDDALAVAAESSQQLCILSIRSSPSVTDRSMLIVASCCPMLTELDISYCHEVSYKSLEAIGQNCPNLVVLKRSIFNWLDSSEHIGIVPDDYLRGCPQDGDREAIAISKSMQKLKHLVLRFGKLSGVGLNLIVEGCKELEVLDLFGCANLTSRGIEQAAMNLKNLETFVKPNFYIPRSSFHMERYGHWQLYDERFQTNVFQI, encoded by the exons ATGGCGACAGGAGGCGAGGCCGGCGAAGCTGCGCCGGAGGAGAGGGATTGGTCGGATCTGACGCCGGTGTGCCTGGCGGACGCGTTCTCGCGGCTGGACCTGGAGGACCTGTGGCGCGGCGCCATGGCGTGCTGCCGCTCGTGGAGGGACGCCGCGCGCTCCCGCCCGGCCCTCTTCGCCGCGCTCGACCTCGAGCCGGCCTTCGAGtccgtcggcgccgacgccgccgagtGGTGGACGCCCGCGTTCCAGCGCCGCGTCGACGCTATGCTCCGCTCCACCGCCTCGCTCGCCGCCGGGGAGCTCCGCGAGGTCCGGGTCCGGCACTGCTCCGACGacgccctcgccgtcgccgccgagaG CTCTCAACAGCTTTGTATCCTCTCCATCAGAAGCAGCCCAAGCGTAACTGACCGGTCAATGCTCATTGTTGCGTCATGCTGTCCTATGCTCACAGAATTGGACATCAGCTACTGCCACGAGGTTTCATACAAGTCACTGGAGGCAATTGGTCAGAACTGCCCTAACCTTGTGGTTCTCAAGAGGAGCATATTCAACTGGCTTGATTCATCAGAGCATATAGGAATAGTTCCTGATGACTATCTAAGAGGATGCCCCCAAGATGGCGATAGGGAAGCCATTGCAATCTCAAAGTCCATGCAAAAGCTGAAGCATCTTGTGCTTAGGTTTGGAAAGCTATCTGGTGTTGGCCTCAACTTGATCGTAGAAGGATGCAAGGAGTTGGAGGTTCTGGACCTGTTTGGCTGTGCAAATTTGACAAGCAGGGGAATAGAACAGGCTGCTATGAATCTGAAGAACCTGGAGACATTTGTGAAGCCCAACTTTTACATACCGAGGTCCTCCTTCCACATGGAGAGGTATGGACACTGGCAATTATACGATGAGAGGTTCCAGACAAATGTATTTCAGATATAA
- the LOC100834810 gene encoding nuclear nucleic acid-binding protein C1D isoform X1, producing MATTPTAVGAPPAVPPGVLSAAEDTLAATESVGDQLAELLAAAAEDPDAIAELPPLRRARAFLAVAHAATSLLAVRLRCSGINPDEHPIKKEFERLSLWQEKLNRLEDWDKAPLRPTTTVNTQAAARFIGHSLSHLTADQKKSMHAISKGEGGAWSGKKRKMQPLPERKSVRAAAEEFLAKASQELSGYNGNGLKGPVRLVPDEDED from the exons ATGGCCACAACCCCCACCGCCGTGGGAGCACCCCCGGCAGTACCGCCCGGCGTGTTGTCCGCAGCCGAGGACACGCTCGCGGCGACCGAGTCCGTGGGGGACCAACTCGCCGAGCTGCTCGCTGCAGCGGCCGAGGACCCCGACGCCATAGCCGAGCTCCCGCCTCTGCGTCGCGCACGCGCCTTCCTCGCTGTAGCTCATGCCGCCACCTCCCTCCTCGCAG TGCGGCTGAGGTGTTCGGGGATTAATCCGGACGAGCACCCTATCAAGAAGGAGTTC GAAAGGTTAAGCTTGTGGCAGGAGAAGTTAAATCGTTTAGAGGACTGGGACAAGG CACCACTGCGTCCTACCACCACTGTGAATActcaagcagcagcaaggtTCATTGGCCATTCGTTGTCCCATTTGACAGCTG ACCAGAAgaagagcatgcatgcaatcagtaaaggggaaggaggggcCTGGTctgggaagaagaggaagatgcaGCCATTACCAGAGAGGAAGTCAGTTCGTGCCGCTGCAGAAGAGTTCCTTGCAAAGGCTTCTCAGGAGCTTAGTGGGTACAATGGCAATGGGTTGAAAGGCCCTGTTAGACTTGTTCCCGATGAAGATGAGGACTAG
- the LOC100834810 gene encoding nuclear nucleic acid-binding protein C1D isoform X2: protein MCSSVGDQLAELLAAAAEDPDAIAELPPLRRARAFLAVAHAATSLLAVRLRCSGINPDEHPIKKEFERLSLWQEKLNRLEDWDKAPLRPTTTVNTQAAARFIGHSLSHLTADQKKSMHAISKGEGGAWSGKKRKMQPLPERKSVRAAAEEFLAKASQELSGYNGNGLKGPVRLVPDEDED, encoded by the exons TCCGTGGGGGACCAACTCGCCGAGCTGCTCGCTGCAGCGGCCGAGGACCCCGACGCCATAGCCGAGCTCCCGCCTCTGCGTCGCGCACGCGCCTTCCTCGCTGTAGCTCATGCCGCCACCTCCCTCCTCGCAG TGCGGCTGAGGTGTTCGGGGATTAATCCGGACGAGCACCCTATCAAGAAGGAGTTC GAAAGGTTAAGCTTGTGGCAGGAGAAGTTAAATCGTTTAGAGGACTGGGACAAGG CACCACTGCGTCCTACCACCACTGTGAATActcaagcagcagcaaggtTCATTGGCCATTCGTTGTCCCATTTGACAGCTG ACCAGAAgaagagcatgcatgcaatcagtaaaggggaaggaggggcCTGGTctgggaagaagaggaagatgcaGCCATTACCAGAGAGGAAGTCAGTTCGTGCCGCTGCAGAAGAGTTCCTTGCAAAGGCTTCTCAGGAGCTTAGTGGGTACAATGGCAATGGGTTGAAAGGCCCTGTTAGACTTGTTCCCGATGAAGATGAGGACTAG